A stretch of Megalobrama amblycephala isolate DHTTF-2021 linkage group LG14, ASM1881202v1, whole genome shotgun sequence DNA encodes these proteins:
- the LOC125246476 gene encoding fish-egg lectin-like, giving the protein MKVCQCILLLFSHLFLYTLAWNCEVIPGTLKQIDAGLGIVGGVNNDNEVFLFLGTSFERIGLSAKHFTVGPAGELGANSSNNVVKFVDGSFKLIPGIQFKQVDAGGDQIIVGVSPVDDVFCLNKDNNNVGPSSDAPWVQLAGKLKYYSCGPYSCWGVNSAGNVLIRRFVTGAACGGSNVFEAVTGALSMVEVATDGNVFGIDPQGNLLQRVGVSISNPFGSSWTVIYICPNGHKHVTFDLGWLYVICSDGSVRRCI; this is encoded by the exons ATGAAAGTGTGTCAGTGCATCCTGCTCCTCTTTAGTCACCTGTTCCTTTATACTCTAG CTTGGAATTGTGAAGTAATACCTGGTACCCTGAAGCAGATTGATGCTGGGCTAGGGATAGTGGGTGGGGTGAACAATGACAATGAAGTTTTCCTGTTCCTGGGGACCAGTTTTGAAAGGATAGGTTTATCCGCGAAGCACTTTACTGTTGGACCTGCTGGAGAACTAGGGGCGAATTCATCAAACAATGTCGTGAAGTTTGTGGATGGTAGCTTCAAGCTGATTCCAG GCATTCAATTCAAACAAGTGGATGCCGGAGGTGACCAGATTATTGTAGGTGTTTCTCCAGTAGATGACGTCTTCTGCTTAAATAAGGATAATAACAATGTCGGGCCGTCCAGTGATGCTCCTTGGGTACAACTTGCAGGAAAGCTGAAGTACTACAGCTGTGGCCCATACAGCTGTTGGGGAGTGAACTCCGCAGGGAATGTCCTCATCAGAAGG tttGTAACTGGTGCTGCCTGTGGAGGGTCGAATGTTTTTGAGGCTGTTACTGGAGCTCTGTCCATGGTGGAAGTAGCAACTGATGGCAACGTCTTTGGTATTGACCCTCAGGGGAATTTATTGCAAAG AGTTGGTGTTTCCATATCTAATCCATTTGGATCAAGTTGGACAGTTATTTACATCTGTCCCAATGGCCACAAGCATGTGACGTTTGATCTGGGGTGGCTTTATGTCATCTGTAGTGATGGATCCGTCAGGAGATGCATCTAA
- the LOC125245650 gene encoding sialic acid-binding Ig-like lectin 7, protein MCVEGVCCRDFSISLPEKIEALSGSCVIIKCTFEIEDEYNKGLSESNATGLWFKDGTDKNINQVFNSSDPKPDHFKGEITGKLDENNCTTIFYNVNSNHAGKYYFRIESVGALKYTYTEKENISTINVIESPPKPTVKLYVVQDQEEVLEGSSVSLRCSAETLCSSPPPTLTWSSTPRIPLSESSRQQELISDLNFTAAHRHHRVTFTCTITYQILDKNKMAHDSITLHVQYAPKISSSSNCNSGNVLVYVCEVDGNPSPELEWHLSGRPVTNSSDTFISEERLSSTVLRSFITLHQSLTNTSLQCVGNNTRGTARKLFQVPPPVSFSLNLKLLCSSLGLNLPSVMIGVAVTALVFVMSCAITCICVRKVNGKLLQTTQEGAGRNGHNTDEALPHENQGDSVYVMMSSAEATTENLESLIYSSTDFKSCKPESQEITGISSLHANYAVVKHCSGGVSKAESSMGESSRAIEALVIVSADGVTKQTESRDSEEELFADSSQLYGKVKRLKP, encoded by the exons ATGTGTGTTGAAGGTGTTTGCTGTAGAGATTTCAGCATCAGTCTGCCGGAGAAGATTGAAGCTCTCAGTGGATCCTGTGTGATCATAAAGTGCACATTTGAGATTGAAGATGAATATAACAAAGGCCTCTCTGAGAGTAATGCTACAGGATTGTGGTTCAAAGATGGAACTGATAAGAATATCAATCAAGTGTTTAACTCCAGTGATCCCAAACCTGATCACTTTAAAGGGGAAATAACTGGAAAACTAGATGAGAACAACTGCACCACTatcttttataatgttaattcAAATCACGCTGGTAAATATTACTTCAGGATTGAGAGTGTTGGTGCTCTGAAATACACCTAcactgaaaaagaaaacatctcCACTATAAATGTCATTG AGTCTCCCCCCAAACCCACAGTGAAGCTGTATGTGGTTCAGGATCAGGAGGAGGTGTTGGAGGGGAGCTCTGTGAGTCTGCGCTGCTCTGCTGAGACTCTCTGCTCCTCTCCTCCACCAACTCTCACATGGAGCTCCACTCCCAGAATCCCCCTCAGTGAGAGCAGCAGACAACAGGAGCTCATCTCTGATCTGAACTTCACTGCTGCTCACCGTCACCACAGAGTCACTTTCACCTGCACTATAACCTACCAGATACTGGACAAGAACAAAATGGCACATGACAGCATCACATTACATGTTCAGT ATGCTCCTAAAATCTCTTCCTCCTCCAACTGTAACAGTGGGAATGTATTAGTGTATGTCTGTGAGGTTGATGGGAATCCCTCTCCTGAACTGGAGTGGCATCTGTCTGGACGTCCTGTCACTAACTCTTCAGACACGTTCATCAGTGAAGAGCGATTGAGCAGCACAGTCTTGAGGAGCTTCATCACTCTACATCagtcactcacaaacacatctcTGCAGTGTGTAGGCAACAACACTCGTGGCACTGCAAGAAAACTGTTTCAAGTGCCTCCCCCTGTTTCAT tttctctaaatttaaaaCTCCTTTGTTCTTCTTTAGGGTTAAATCTTCCCTCTGTGATGATTGGGGTTGCTGTTACGGCTTTGGTATTTGTGATGTCCTGTGCCATTACCTGTATCTGTGTACG aAAAGTGAATGGGAAACTTCTGCAGACTACACAAGAAGGTGCTGGGAGAAATGGACACAATACAGATGAA GCCCTTCCACACGAGAATCAAGGCGACTCTGTTTATGTCATGATGTCTTCTGCTGAAGCCACCACAGAAAATCTAGAATCGCTCATTTATTCCTCCACTGATTTCAAAAGCTGTAAACCAGAGTCACAAGAGATCACGGGCATCTCCTCACTTCATGCCAACTACGCTGTGGTCAAACATTGTTCTGGAGGAGTGTCAAAGGCAGAGAGCTCAATGGGAGAGTCTTCAAGAGCGATAGAGGCACTGGTGATTGTGAGTGCAGATGGAGTTACTAAACAAACAGAGTCAAGGGATTCAGAGGAAGAGCTGTTTGCAGATTCCTCTCAGCTTTACGGAAAGGTTAAGCGTCTTAAGCCATAG
- the LOC125245489 gene encoding fish-egg lectin-like, whose protein sequence is MKACQCILLLFSCLFLDTLALECEVIPGNLKQIDAGIGVVGGVNDDNEVFLLLGTGFIRINVTMKHFTVGPAGELAVNLSNSVFKFQSGKFSSIPVTFKQVDAGGDQIIVGITPIDDIFCLNKDANNIGPSSNFPWVQLAGKLKYYSCGPYSCWGVNSAGNILVRRSVTGANCGGASSFDVISGSMSMVEVATDGSVYAVDTQGSLFQRTGVSSSNPIGTGWLGLLVCPNGHKHVTSDQGRLYVICSDGSIRRCI, encoded by the exons ATGAAAGCTTGTCAGTGCATCCTGCTACTCTTTAGCTGCCTGTTCCTTGATACTCTAG CTTTGGAGTGTGAAGTGATTCCTGGCAACCTGAAGCAGATTGATGCTGGGATAGGTGTAGTGGGTGGGGTGAACGATGACAATGAAGTGTTCCTGTTGCTGGGGACTGGTTTTATAAGGATAAATGTAACAATGAAGCACTTTACGGTTGGACCTGCTGGAGAGCTTGCAGTGAATTTATCAAACAGCGTCTTTAAGTTTCAGAGTGGCAAATTCAGCTCGATTCcag TCACTTTTAAACAGGTGGATGCCGGAGGTGACCAGATTATTGTAGGCATTACTCCGATAGATGACATCTTCTGCTTAAATAAAGATGCTAACAACATCGGGCCATCCAGCAATTTCCCTTGGGTGCAACTTGCAGGAAAGCTGAAGTACTACAGTTGTGGCCCATACAGCTGTTGGGGAGTGAACTCTGCAGGGAATATCCTCGTCAGAAGG TCTGTAACTGGTGCTAACTGTGGAGGGGCGAGTTCCTTTGATGTAATTTCTGGAAGTATGTCCATGGTTGAAGTAGCAACTGATGGCAGCGTCTATGCTGTTGACACTCAGGGGTCTTTATTTCAGAG AACTGGTGTCTCTTCATCGAATCCCATTGGCACAGGTTGGTTAGGTTTACTTGTGTGTCCCAACGGCCACAAGCATGTGACTTCTGATCAGGGAAGGCTGTATGTCATCTGTAGTGACGGATCCATCAGGAGATGCATTTAA